AATCaagaggttttaatttttaaatttacatcactcaatatttttaaactgctttCAACCATTTTGTGATGAATCACTTTTTTTGtgttgagatacaattcacataccataacaTTCACCACTTTAAAGTTTACAATGCAGCAGTTCTTAGTATCATCACGACACTGTGCACCGGTCACCACCGCTCTTGGGACTGCAGCAGCACAGGTGCCCTTGCTCTAAGCCCTCTCGCCCCAGCAGCCTCGGGCCCTCCCCCTGTTCCAGTGCTCTTCCCATCTGCCTTCCACCTTTCCTAACTCCCTGCCCCTCTGCATGCGCTTCCTCCTACCTCTTAGCGCCTCATGGCTGACAGATGCCTTGGTCCCTCTGCAGGGGTCCCTCCCCCTCTAGAAACTGAGCCCCAAGCACTTGTTTGCTTCCTGCAATCTCTCTGGCATCTGGAACAGCATCTTGTTGCAGAGACTGCTGTGAAGATCAGCATCTGTTGACTTGGTGAACTGGATGGCCCTTTGCCCTGAACACCCATTCCACATTTCCAAGTGCCTGCCAGATGTTTCTTTCTGTATGATTGGCCAGCACCCTTAATCAGCATGttcacaaaacaaacacacacaacaaacCCTCACCGTATCCCACTCACGTTTTCAGGGCCCAGCCCCAGGTGGAGGAGGGAGCGGAAGGTCTCCTGCGATTGCCTTCCCCATCCATCCTACACCACGCGCATGGACATGCTTGCATCCTTAATTCCAGGCTTCCAGAGACTGGCCTGATGTACCACCAAACAAACCCAGAGAGAGACAAGGGACACTGCCATGTGTGGACCTGACGCATGCAGGGAGATCGCACGCTGCTGGCAAATCCCACAAAACACGTAATTAAATCGCTAAACCTGTGAGGCTCAACAGTCTTAAATGGGTCTGACTCACGCTGGTGCCCGTTTGCAGCATCATAGCAGAAAATGTACTTGaggaaacagaggaaaaaagactgagaacaaaataaaatgtcagtgAAATGAAATGTCAGATGTGCCTTTCCTTATTCATCTTCCAACCAGAAAGACCCCAGCAGGGCCAACTGATCACTCATatgtttttagggtttttttttttttttttttttttttttttggtacaaatTCAAGGCTAGAAATTCCTTTGGACAAACTCATTTCTAAAAGGCAGAGAGTTTCCCTTTGGTTTTTATGCAATCAGAAGAGAAGCCAGAGTATATAATGAAGTGTTTAAATAATATCAACTTAATTTTGAACTGTTTTGGTCcatttacttttttatctttACACTtggagaaaatctgaaaattcagGCTTCTACTGTGGCAGGAAGGGATCCCGAGACCACCTAAGGGTGGGCTGCTGGCTTCTCAAACCCCCTTTTTAAGATTGCTCCTGCCTCTTGCTGCAAATTTAGaaggtacttttttcttttttttgtcattagttattatcagtttattataaaagagaaatatgcaAATTATTGACATGATGAAAGATTTCAGAACTTCAGTGGAATGGGCAGCTTCATGTTGATGCCATTTCAATAGTGACTTATTTCAGTCTACGTACTCTCCAAGAATGTCACCATCTCTAAATAGGAAAGAATCCTTGTCATCTAGAACTACTTTGGTGCCTCCGTATTCTGGGAGAAGAGCTTTATCTCCAACTTTCACGCTAACTGGTTGAATCTCTCCACCCTTTCCTTTAGAACCCGATCCAACAGCGACTACTGTTGCTTGCAATGCTTTTCCTTGAGATTTTTCTGGAAGCATAATGCCTCCTTTGGTTACAGTTTCAGCTGCACTCCTTTCAACCAATACTTGGTCAAAGAGTGGAAGAAATTTTCTAAACGCTTGTCCTGCCATGACTCCCTCCACCTCAGACTCGTACTCTGCTCTCGTGTAGCGCTGCAAGGAGACACCCCAGAAGGTACTTTTTCCTATAATCTAAAGGTACGTAGCCTGTCTCTGCATCTATGTATATGAATGTGTAGGTGGGTAAGGGACGATGGCTGTCTTCAAATTCCTTACATTTTTCTCTAAAgcaaaaggaagcaaagaaaacaagGAGTTCAGACGCCTATAAAAATGGAGgcgttgggccgggcgcggtggctcacacctgtaatcccagcactttgggaggccgagacgggcgtatcacaaggtcaggagatcgagaccatcctggctaacacggtgaaactccatctctactaaaaatacaacaaaattagccgggcgtggtggcgggcgcctgtagtcccagctactcaggaagctgag
The nucleotide sequence above comes from Macaca thibetana thibetana isolate TM-01 chromosome 18, ASM2454274v1, whole genome shotgun sequence. Encoded proteins:
- the LOC126941266 gene encoding 10 kDa heat shock protein, mitochondrial-like, giving the protein MAGQAFRKFLPLFDQVLVERSAAETVTKGGIMLPEKSQGKALQATVVAVGSGSKGKGGEIQPVSVKVGDKALLPEYGGTKVVLDDKDSFLFRDGDILGEYVD